From one Burkholderia latens genomic stretch:
- a CDS encoding 2Fe-2S iron-sulfur cluster-binding protein, producing the protein MIIHLDGRALTVADGATVAAAIAASGDDTTRVSCTGAARAPFCGMGVCQECRMTIDGRRRLACQTLCRDGMQVERTR; encoded by the coding sequence ATGATCATTCATCTGGACGGCCGTGCGCTGACGGTGGCCGATGGGGCGACCGTCGCGGCGGCCATCGCCGCCAGCGGCGACGACACGACGCGTGTGTCATGTACCGGAGCGGCGCGCGCGCCGTTTTGCGGTATGGGCGTTTGCCAGGAATGCAGGATGACGATAGATGGCCGCCGCCGTTTGGCTTGCCAGACGCTGTGCCGCGACGGGATGCAGGTGGAGCGGACGCGATGA
- a CDS encoding DUF6691 family protein yields MQSGFAFLAGLLFGVGLIVSGMANPRKVLGFLDVAGRWDPSLAFVMAGAIGVAVFAFAWARRRPRSLLGLPIQWPAARTITVRLVAGSAVFGIGWGLAGFCPGPAIVSIGLGSVKGIAFVMAMLVGMALFEWIERRQRAR; encoded by the coding sequence ATGCAGAGTGGATTCGCGTTTCTTGCGGGGTTGCTGTTCGGTGTCGGCCTCATCGTGTCGGGGATGGCCAACCCGCGGAAGGTGCTGGGTTTTCTCGACGTGGCCGGCCGCTGGGATCCGTCGCTTGCGTTCGTGATGGCCGGTGCGATTGGCGTCGCCGTGTTCGCGTTCGCATGGGCGAGGCGCCGGCCGCGCTCATTGCTCGGCCTGCCGATCCAGTGGCCCGCCGCGCGTACGATCACGGTGCGGCTCGTTGCCGGGAGCGCCGTGTTCGGGATCGGCTGGGGCCTTGCCGGCTTCTGCCCGGGACCGGCGATCGTGTCGATCGGACTCGGATCGGTCAAGGGCATCGCGTTCGTCATGGCGATGCTGGTCGGGATGGCGTTGTTCGAATGGATCGAACGGCGGCAGCGCGCCCGCTAG
- a CDS encoding NAD(P)/FAD-dependent oxidoreductase, which translates to MSTAKQERLSVDVAIVGAGPAGLSAARAAARSGATIAIVDDNPRAGGQIWRQAANATPAPAAAERVAVLRQPNVTHLAGTRIVAETQPGTLLLEDDERGFLLEFRTLIVCCGARELLLPFPGWTLPGVTGAGGLQALIKYGLDVRGQRTVIAGSGPLLLASAATARQAGAQVSHVLEQATYGDVAGFGAALWRWPSKLTQAAKLVTAAYRPNAYVVEAFGDKRLEHVRIRQGEREFDVDCDRLACGFGLVPNTVLPSHLGCRIENGAVVVDAHQRTSRDGCFAAGECTGVGGGELAMVEGEIAGCAATGQTQSLAALIARRAHWHAFADAVRERFAIREPIRRLARPDTLLCRCEDVRFDAVADAVTEAVTDAPMPAPDWTAAKLQTRCGMGACQGRVCGAAAQVLFGWTLPAPRTPLVPARVGTMMLDGTACGDRV; encoded by the coding sequence ATGAGCACGGCGAAACAGGAACGACTGAGCGTCGACGTCGCGATCGTCGGCGCGGGTCCGGCCGGGCTGTCGGCCGCGCGGGCAGCCGCGCGAAGCGGCGCCACGATCGCGATCGTCGACGACAATCCGCGCGCGGGCGGCCAGATCTGGCGCCAGGCGGCCAACGCGACGCCGGCGCCCGCCGCGGCGGAACGCGTCGCGGTGCTGCGGCAGCCGAACGTCACGCATCTCGCGGGCACGCGAATCGTCGCGGAAACGCAGCCGGGCACGCTGCTGCTCGAGGACGACGAACGCGGATTTTTGCTCGAATTCCGCACGCTGATCGTCTGCTGCGGCGCGCGCGAGCTGCTGCTGCCATTCCCGGGCTGGACGCTTCCTGGCGTGACGGGCGCGGGCGGCCTTCAGGCGCTAATCAAGTATGGCCTCGACGTACGCGGGCAGCGCACGGTGATCGCGGGGAGCGGGCCGTTGCTGCTCGCGAGCGCGGCGACGGCCAGACAGGCCGGTGCGCAGGTGTCGCACGTGCTCGAACAGGCAACGTACGGCGATGTCGCCGGTTTCGGCGCGGCGCTGTGGCGCTGGCCGTCGAAGCTAACGCAGGCCGCGAAGCTCGTCACGGCCGCGTACCGGCCCAACGCATACGTCGTCGAAGCGTTCGGCGACAAACGGCTCGAACACGTGCGGATCCGGCAGGGCGAGCGCGAGTTCGATGTCGACTGCGACCGGCTTGCGTGCGGCTTCGGCCTCGTGCCGAACACCGTGCTGCCTAGCCATCTCGGCTGCCGGATCGAGAACGGTGCGGTCGTGGTCGATGCGCACCAGCGTACGAGCCGCGACGGCTGTTTCGCGGCGGGCGAGTGCACAGGTGTCGGCGGCGGCGAACTCGCGATGGTCGAAGGCGAGATCGCCGGCTGCGCGGCAACGGGGCAGACGCAATCCCTCGCTGCGCTGATTGCGCGGCGCGCGCACTGGCACGCGTTCGCGGATGCGGTGCGCGAGCGCTTCGCGATTCGCGAGCCGATCCGCCGGCTTGCGCGACCGGATACGCTGCTGTGCCGGTGCGAGGATGTGCGTTTCGACGCGGTCGCAGACGCCGTCACAGAGGCAGTCACAGACGCGCCCATGCCCGCGCCCGATTGGACGGCCGCGAAACTGCAGACGCGGTGCGGGATGGGTGCATGCCAAGGCCGCGTGTGCGGCGCGGCCGCGCAGGTGCTGTTTGGCTGGACGCTGCCGGCGCCACGCACGCCGCTCGTGCCGGCACGAGTGGGCACGATGATGCTGGACGGTACCGCGTGTGGCGACCGCGTTTGA
- a CDS encoding YeeE/YedE family protein — MQIDALHFTPWLSLAGGVLIGLAAGWLVAFNGRIAGISGIVGGLLTAAAAERGWRVAFVAGLIAAPLIVRVAGAGAAPQVDAGWGELLTAGLLVGIGTRYAGGCTSGHGVCGLSRGAARSLVATAVFMTAGFATVFVRRHVLGG, encoded by the coding sequence ATGCAGATTGACGCGCTGCATTTCACGCCTTGGCTGTCGCTGGCCGGCGGCGTGCTGATCGGGCTCGCGGCCGGATGGCTCGTCGCGTTCAACGGGCGGATCGCCGGAATCAGCGGTATCGTCGGCGGACTGCTTACGGCGGCTGCCGCGGAGCGCGGCTGGCGCGTGGCCTTCGTGGCCGGGCTGATCGCTGCGCCGCTGATCGTGCGTGTCGCCGGTGCCGGCGCGGCCCCGCAAGTCGATGCCGGCTGGGGTGAGTTATTGACGGCCGGGCTGCTGGTCGGGATCGGCACGCGCTATGCGGGCGGATGCACGAGCGGTCACGGCGTGTGCGGATTGTCGCGTGGAGCGGCGCGCTCGCTCGTCGCGACGGCCGTGTTCATGACGGCCGGCTTCGCGACCGTATTCGTGCGGCGGCACGTGCTCGGAGGCTGA
- a CDS encoding PLP-dependent aminotransferase family protein, producing MTPSTDSSRTPLPTTGEPLYERLAEHYRRIIAAGTLSPGDRMPSVRAFMAQHGVSLSTAIQAFRRLEDTGWCEARPRSGYFVRRRAAAALQALPESSGPSLTIEPPFAGLHERVSRVIDRANAKPDALNLGGASAQATLYPAERLQALAIRLLRRKPTLLTDAGPVGGSPEFRQTMAKRALSYGVTVSPDDVMSTSGGVDAVNLALRAVARPGDTIAIESPAFFGLIQLLESLGLRALEIPASPTTGLSIEALDVALTAYPDIRAVVVVPNLQNPLGSVMPDERKAALVALCSRHGVAVIEDEPYRELVEAPHAVKPVKAWDRDGTVIYCPSFNKVLAPGMRLGWMSAGRWHARVKMLKFAHSRHNAALLQAVAAEFVGSGAFDRHLHRFREQLRVQRDVTIDAIARHFPAGTRMNRPPGGMLLWIALPDGVHSEALFDAALARGVRIAPGSIFSNSDRFDAYIRLACTRVFDTRHEAAIETLGELIRLAAAAA from the coding sequence ATGACGCCCTCCACCGACTCCTCCCGCACGCCTTTGCCGACAACCGGCGAGCCGCTTTACGAGCGACTCGCCGAGCATTACCGCCGCATCATCGCGGCCGGTACGCTGTCGCCCGGCGACCGGATGCCATCGGTGCGCGCCTTCATGGCGCAGCATGGGGTAAGCCTGTCGACCGCGATCCAGGCGTTCCGGCGGCTCGAGGATACGGGCTGGTGCGAAGCCAGGCCGCGTTCGGGATACTTCGTGCGGCGGCGCGCGGCGGCAGCGCTTCAGGCGCTGCCCGAAAGCAGCGGGCCGTCGTTGACTATCGAACCGCCGTTCGCCGGACTGCACGAACGTGTATCGCGCGTGATCGATCGCGCGAACGCGAAACCCGATGCGCTGAATCTCGGCGGCGCGTCCGCGCAGGCGACGCTGTATCCGGCAGAGCGTTTGCAGGCGCTGGCGATCCGGCTGCTGCGCCGCAAGCCGACGCTGCTCACGGATGCGGGGCCGGTCGGCGGCTCGCCCGAATTCCGGCAAACGATGGCCAAGCGTGCGCTATCGTATGGCGTGACCGTGTCGCCGGACGACGTGATGTCGACGAGCGGCGGCGTCGATGCGGTAAACCTTGCGCTGCGGGCGGTCGCGCGCCCGGGCGACACGATCGCGATCGAATCGCCGGCCTTTTTCGGCTTGATCCAGCTGCTTGAAAGCCTCGGCCTGCGCGCGCTCGAAATTCCGGCCAGCCCGACGACCGGGCTGTCGATCGAAGCGCTCGATGTGGCGCTGACCGCGTACCCCGACATTCGGGCCGTGGTCGTCGTGCCCAACCTGCAGAACCCGCTCGGCAGTGTTATGCCCGACGAACGGAAGGCCGCGCTGGTTGCACTGTGCTCGCGCCATGGCGTAGCGGTGATCGAGGACGAGCCGTATCGCGAGCTCGTCGAGGCGCCGCACGCGGTGAAGCCGGTGAAGGCATGGGACCGCGACGGCACGGTGATCTACTGCCCGTCGTTCAACAAGGTGCTGGCGCCCGGGATGCGGCTCGGCTGGATGAGCGCGGGCCGCTGGCACGCGCGCGTGAAGATGCTCAAGTTCGCGCACAGCCGGCACAACGCCGCGTTGCTGCAGGCCGTCGCGGCCGAATTCGTCGGCTCCGGTGCGTTCGATCGCCACCTGCACCGGTTTCGCGAACAGCTTCGCGTGCAACGGGATGTGACGATCGATGCGATCGCGCGCCACTTTCCGGCCGGCACGCGGATGAATCGGCCGCCGGGCGGCATGCTGCTGTGGATCGCGTTGCCGGACGGCGTGCATTCCGAAGCATTGTTCGATGCCGCGCTGGCACGCGGGGTGAGGATCGCGCCAGGCTCGATCTTTTCGAATTCCGACCGCTTTGACGCGTATATCCGGCTTGCATGCACGCGCGTGTTCGACACGCGTCATGAAGCGGCCATCGAAACGCTCGGCGAGTTGATACGGCTGGCCGCGGCCGCCGCGTAG
- a CDS encoding ArsR/SmtB family transcription factor, giving the protein MNADSSAGLPESDQMRAAAESACALLKVLSNPDRLLLLCELSQGERCVSDLEARLDIRQPTLSQQLGVLRDNALVRTRREGKNIHYSLDSPAAIAVMSVLYEQFCGPAVKGAGHAD; this is encoded by the coding sequence ATGAACGCCGACTCTTCCGCTGGGCTGCCGGAGTCCGACCAGATGCGTGCGGCTGCCGAATCCGCGTGCGCACTACTCAAGGTGTTGTCCAATCCCGACCGGCTGCTGCTGTTATGCGAGCTGTCGCAGGGCGAACGCTGCGTGAGCGATCTCGAAGCGCGGCTCGATATCCGGCAGCCGACGCTGTCGCAGCAGCTCGGCGTGCTGAGAGATAACGCGCTTGTTCGCACACGCCGCGAGGGCAAAAACATTCACTATTCGCTCGACAGTCCGGCCGCGATCGCTGTGATGAGTGTGCTGTACGAACAATTTTGCGGCCCGGCCGTAAAGGGAGCGGGCCATGCAGATTGA